A part of Lacibacter sp. H407 genomic DNA contains:
- a CDS encoding sugar isomerase: protein MRIEKNRIAEFNGLHTAEHQRKFDFIAADIPNVEEVLQKLIDFQVAIPSWALGTGGTRFGRFAGAGEPGSLEQKLEDVGLLHALNQSSGAISLHIPWDIPDNYASIKASAAQLGLKFDAVNSNTFQDQKEQELSYKFGSLQHVNKAVRKQAIEHNIEVIKHGVELGSTALTVWLSDGSCFPGQLNFRKAFQNTLESLQEIYAALPDDWKVFVEYKAFEPNFYSMTVGDWGQSLLYANKLGPKAYTLVDLGHHLPNANIEQIVALLLMEGKLAGFHFNDSKYGDDDLTVGSIKPYQLFLIFNELVEGMDARGMDHTTDLGWMIDASHNVKDPLEDLLQSVEAIMIAYAQALTVDRKKLNAAQEANDVVAAQEVLQNTFRTDLRALVAEARLRSGAALYPLQFFREQKLREQLIKERGSKTVATGL from the coding sequence ATGCGTATAGAAAAAAACAGGATCGCAGAGTTTAACGGATTGCATACCGCAGAGCATCAACGAAAATTCGATTTCATTGCAGCAGATATTCCGAATGTTGAAGAGGTGTTACAAAAACTTATCGACTTCCAGGTGGCAATCCCAAGTTGGGCATTGGGTACAGGTGGAACAAGATTCGGTCGTTTTGCAGGTGCAGGTGAGCCCGGCAGTTTAGAACAGAAATTAGAAGATGTTGGTTTGCTGCATGCGCTCAACCAATCGAGTGGTGCCATTTCATTACATATTCCGTGGGATATTCCTGACAACTATGCATCTATCAAAGCCTCTGCGGCGCAACTGGGTTTGAAGTTTGATGCAGTAAATTCAAATACATTTCAAGATCAGAAAGAGCAGGAGCTGAGTTATAAATTCGGTTCATTACAACATGTAAACAAGGCTGTACGCAAACAAGCCATTGAACATAATATTGAAGTTATTAAACATGGTGTTGAACTTGGTTCAACTGCATTAACCGTTTGGTTAAGTGATGGCAGTTGTTTCCCAGGTCAATTAAATTTCAGAAAAGCATTTCAGAATACATTGGAAAGTCTGCAGGAAATCTATGCAGCTTTACCAGATGATTGGAAAGTGTTTGTTGAATACAAAGCATTTGAACCAAACTTCTACTCAATGACAGTAGGCGATTGGGGACAATCATTGTTGTATGCAAACAAACTCGGACCAAAAGCATATACATTAGTAGATCTTGGACATCATCTTCCTAACGCAAACATTGAACAGATCGTTGCATTGTTATTGATGGAAGGCAAGCTTGCCGGTTTCCATTTCAACGATAGTAAATATGGTGATGATGATCTAACTGTAGGCAGCATCAAACCTTATCAACTGTTTTTAATTTTTAATGAACTGGTTGAAGGAATGGATGCAAGAGGCATGGATCATACAACTGATCTCGGCTGGATGATCGATGCAAGCCACAACGTAAAAGATCCGTTAGAAGATCTGTTACAATCAGTAGAAGCCATCATGATCGCTTATGCGCAGGCATTAACTGTTGATCGTAAAAAATTAAATGCAGCACAGGAAGCAAATGACGTGGTAGCCGCACAGGAAGTATTGCAAAATACTTTCAGAACAGATCTGCGTGCATTGGTTGCTGAAGCAAGATTGAGAAGTGGAGCAGCATTGTATCCTTTACAATTCTTCCGTGAACAGAAACTGAGGGAGCAATTGATAAAAGAAAGAGGCAGTAAGACTGTTGCAACAGGATTGTGA
- a CDS encoding FGGY-family carbohydrate kinase, with the protein MSKIPVIAIFDIGKTNKKLLLFDEHYKVVHEESRQLDEAKDEDGFACEDVELLTQWVNDTFEALLKDDRFQIKAVNFSAYGASFVYLDKDLKVIPPLYNYLKPYDPALQEKFYKDYGGESRVSKETASPVLGNLNSGMQLYRLKHEKPEVFAEIKYALHLPQYLCFILSGKLHTDITSIGCHTNLWDFQEKHYHDWVKKEGVADKFAPVLKSNAVAGYTDKKIPVGGGLHDSSSALIPYLASFHEPFILLSTGTWCITLNPFNHSQLSDLELHQDCLCYLSYEGNPVKASRLFAGYEHEQQTKRLAAFFKLPEDHYKTVECDQTIIDQLELGKAFTKKGADDVMIQQSVFAKRDLKKFKNYEQAYHQLIADIITQQLYSTNLVLKGTQVKRIFVDGGFGKNPIFMHMMADVFPGVEVYAASVAQASALGAALVMHEHWNKKVLPTDIIELKYYSEQQKR; encoded by the coding sequence ATGAGTAAGATTCCCGTTATAGCGATTTTTGATATTGGCAAAACCAACAAAAAACTGTTGTTGTTTGATGAACATTACAAAGTTGTTCATGAAGAAAGTCGGCAGTTAGATGAAGCTAAAGATGAAGATGGTTTTGCATGTGAGGATGTTGAACTGCTTACACAATGGGTAAATGATACATTCGAAGCTTTGCTGAAAGACGATCGCTTTCAAATCAAAGCCGTCAATTTTTCGGCTTACGGTGCAAGCTTTGTTTATCTCGATAAAGACTTAAAGGTTATTCCGCCGTTATATAATTACCTGAAGCCTTACGATCCTGCATTACAGGAAAAATTCTACAAAGACTATGGTGGCGAAAGCCGGGTTTCGAAAGAAACAGCATCACCTGTTTTAGGTAATCTTAATTCAGGCATGCAGTTATACCGGTTGAAACATGAAAAGCCGGAAGTATTTGCTGAGATCAAATACGCATTGCATCTGCCACAGTATTTATGTTTTATTCTTTCCGGAAAGTTGCATACTGATATTACAAGCATCGGCTGTCATACAAATCTCTGGGACTTCCAGGAAAAGCATTACCATGATTGGGTTAAGAAGGAAGGAGTTGCTGACAAATTTGCTCCTGTTTTAAAAAGCAATGCTGTTGCAGGTTATACAGATAAAAAGATTCCGGTGGGAGGAGGTTTGCACGATAGCTCTTCTGCTTTGATCCCTTACCTCGCATCGTTTCATGAGCCGTTTATTCTGTTATCAACCGGAACATGGTGCATCACGTTGAATCCGTTCAATCATTCACAGTTAAGTGATCTTGAATTGCACCAGGATTGTCTCTGTTATCTTTCGTATGAAGGTAATCCTGTGAAAGCATCCCGTTTGTTTGCAGGTTACGAACACGAACAACAAACTAAACGATTAGCCGCATTTTTTAAATTGCCGGAAGATCATTATAAAACAGTTGAGTGCGATCAAACCATTATTGATCAATTGGAGTTAGGCAAAGCATTCACAAAAAAAGGTGCTGATGATGTCATGATCCAGCAATCGGTTTTTGCCAAACGGGATCTGAAGAAGTTCAAAAACTATGAGCAGGCCTATCATCAATTAATAGCCGATATTATTACACAACAATTATATAGTACCAATCTTGTATTGAAAGGAACTCAGGTGAAACGTATTTTTGTTGATGGCGGCTTTGGGAAAAATCCCATCTTTATGCACATGATGGCGGATGTGTTTCCAGGTGTTGAAGTATATGCTGCATCTGTGGCACAGGCTTCTGCATTAGGAGCAGCATTAGTGATGCATGAACATTGGAACAAAAAAGTATTGCCAACCGATATCATTGAATTAAAATATTACTCCGAACAACAGAAACGATGA
- a CDS encoding (Fe-S)-binding protein: protein MKVGLFIPCYIDQFYPQVGIATLQLLEKFGCNVSFPLNQTCCGQPMANSGFAALSKNCDKNFVANFRGFDYIVGPSGSCVLHLKEHLHDEQHPGEAEHIRKHVYELTEFLVDILKIEKLEASFPHKVGLHNSCHGQRGLHLSSMSERMLPAFSKPQQLLSMVKGLELTLPVRSDECCGFGGTFCVFEEAVSVKMGKDRIADHATNNVEYITGGDVSCLMHLEGILKRNGSKVKTVHIAEILNSNA from the coding sequence ATGAAAGTTGGATTGTTTATTCCCTGTTATATTGATCAGTTTTACCCGCAGGTTGGTATTGCTACATTACAACTCTTAGAAAAATTTGGATGTAACGTTTCTTTTCCTCTCAATCAAACATGTTGCGGACAGCCAATGGCCAACAGTGGATTTGCAGCCCTCAGCAAAAATTGTGATAAAAACTTTGTTGCCAATTTCCGTGGCTTCGATTATATCGTTGGGCCATCGGGCAGCTGTGTGTTGCATTTAAAAGAACACCTGCACGATGAGCAACATCCCGGTGAAGCAGAACATATCCGTAAACACGTGTACGAACTCACGGAATTTTTGGTTGACATACTTAAAATAGAAAAGCTCGAAGCTTCCTTTCCACATAAAGTAGGATTACATAATAGTTGTCATGGTCAGCGAGGTTTGCATCTGTCTTCAATGAGTGAACGGATGTTACCGGCGTTTTCAAAACCACAGCAATTGTTGAGCATGGTAAAAGGTTTGGAACTCACGCTCCCTGTTCGTAGTGATGAATGTTGCGGCTTTGGCGGAACGTTTTGTGTATTTGAAGAAGCGGTGAGTGTGAAGATGGGGAAGGATCGTATTGCAGACCATGCAACAAATAATGTTGAATACATTACCGGTGGAGATGTAAGTTGCCTGATGCATCTGGAAGGAATTTTAAAACGTAATGGCAGCAAGGTGAAGACGGTTCATATTGCAGAAATTTTAAACAGCAATGCATGA
- a CDS encoding lactate utilization protein B, with product MSTSKLSHAEAAEQFIKDEPRTDWHDETLWFVRQKRDKAAHGLPEWEKLREWASQIKDHTLSNLDNYLLEFERNANANGITVHWATDGADHNRIIFDIIQQNNIQKIVKSKSMLTEECGLNEFLHAKGIETVDTDLGERIVQFRNEAPSHIVLPAIHLKKQDVSDTFHEHLHTEKGNNDPQYLTEAARQHLREKFIESELAITGVNFAVAETGGFVVCTNEGNADMGAHAAKIHIACMGFEKMIPKAEHLSVFLRLLARSATGQPITTYSSHFHKPREGQEMHIIIVDNGRSRQLGRADFRNSLKCIRCAACFNTCPVYRRSGGHSYHTAVAGPIGSILNPNIDMRANADLPFASTLCGSCSNVCPVKIDIHDQLWKWRQVLVAEGYVDTTKKIGLQGMAFVLARPGLYRFAGKAGRAVMRMFPWLLNNKLNPWYKQREMPAPPKESFRDWYIKNKQQ from the coding sequence ATGAGTACAAGTAAACTTTCCCATGCTGAAGCTGCAGAGCAATTCATTAAAGACGAACCAAGAACTGATTGGCACGACGAAACACTTTGGTTTGTTCGTCAAAAAAGAGATAAAGCTGCTCATGGTTTACCCGAATGGGAAAAGCTGAGAGAATGGGCATCACAAATAAAAGATCATACACTTTCCAATCTCGATAATTATTTACTGGAGTTTGAACGTAATGCAAATGCAAACGGCATAACCGTACATTGGGCAACAGACGGCGCAGATCATAACCGCATCATTTTCGATATCATTCAGCAAAACAATATTCAGAAGATCGTTAAGAGTAAGAGTATGCTTACGGAAGAATGTGGCTTGAATGAGTTCTTACATGCAAAAGGAATAGAAACAGTTGATACAGATCTCGGCGAACGTATTGTGCAGTTCAGGAATGAAGCGCCCAGCCATATTGTATTACCTGCAATTCACTTGAAAAAACAGGATGTAAGTGATACATTTCATGAACATCTGCACACAGAAAAAGGAAATAACGATCCGCAATATTTAACGGAAGCTGCACGCCAGCATTTACGTGAAAAATTTATTGAATCTGAACTGGCAATTACGGGAGTAAACTTTGCAGTTGCAGAAACTGGAGGCTTTGTAGTTTGTACCAATGAAGGCAATGCCGACATGGGTGCACATGCTGCAAAAATTCATATTGCCTGTATGGGTTTTGAAAAGATGATTCCCAAAGCAGAACATCTGAGTGTATTTCTTCGATTGCTTGCACGTAGCGCAACAGGTCAACCCATTACCACTTACTCCAGTCATTTTCACAAACCAAGAGAAGGGCAGGAGATGCACATCATCATTGTTGATAATGGACGGAGCAGGCAATTAGGGCGTGCTGATTTCAGAAACTCGTTGAAGTGTATCCGTTGTGCAGCATGTTTCAATACCTGTCCCGTTTATAGAAGAAGTGGCGGACATAGTTATCATACAGCAGTTGCAGGTCCAATCGGTTCTATTCTCAACCCTAATATTGATATGCGTGCAAACGCTGACTTGCCATTTGCATCCACACTCTGCGGTAGCTGCAGCAATGTATGCCCGGTGAAAATTGATATCCATGATCAGTTATGGAAATGGAGACAGGTATTAGTTGCAGAAGGTTATGTTGATACCACCAAGAAAATTGGTTTACAAGGAATGGCCTTTGTGTTAGCAAGACCGGGACTATATCGCTTTGCTGGTAAAGCAGGAAGAGCTGTGATGCGGATGTTCCCGTGGTTGCTCAATAACAAACTCAATCCATGGTATAAACAACGGGAGATGCCGGCACCTCCGAAAGAAAGCTTCCGTGATTGGTACATCAAGAACAAACAACAATGA
- a CDS encoding LutC/YkgG family protein, which yields MSARETILKAITANKPTLVDLPAINLTEVIQYNDLLQQYKTVLQSIGGGTVELQDLNSLKEELQAKKANGDFVVNRIAALGEVEDSLDHLSATDLAAVEIAYLEGTIAVAENGAIWLYESQMGNRLLPFICQHLVIVIEKKNIVPTMHHAYQQIETTKEGFGVFLAGPSKTADIEQSLVIGAHGARSLIVYILND from the coding sequence ATGAGCGCAAGAGAAACGATATTAAAAGCCATTACTGCAAACAAACCAACCTTGGTTGATCTGCCTGCAATTAATTTGACGGAAGTTATTCAATACAACGATCTGTTGCAACAATACAAAACGGTGTTGCAAAGCATCGGTGGTGGTACAGTTGAATTGCAAGACCTCAACTCTTTAAAAGAAGAACTGCAGGCAAAAAAAGCAAATGGTGATTTTGTGGTGAACAGAATTGCAGCGCTTGGAGAAGTAGAAGATTCACTTGATCACCTGTCTGCAACCGATCTTGCTGCAGTTGAAATAGCTTACCTGGAAGGAACAATTGCTGTTGCAGAGAACGGTGCTATTTGGCTATACGAAAGTCAAATGGGCAATCGGTTATTGCCTTTTATTTGTCAGCACCTGGTCATTGTAATTGAAAAGAAAAATATTGTACCAACCATGCATCATGCCTATCAGCAAATTGAAACGACGAAAGAAGGTTTTGGTGTTTTTCTTGCTGGCCCATCTAAAACAGCCGATATTGAGCAATCATTAGTGATTGGTGCACATGGTGCCAGAAGTTTGATCGTGTATATTCTCAACGATTAG
- a CDS encoding arylsulfatase, with product MKTISSLLLFIFLFTSSSAVAQQPNIIFIFADDLGYGELGCYGQQKIETPNLDALAAKGKKFTSFYSGTSVCAPSRASLMTGLHTGHTPIRGNKQFPPEGQTPLPESTKTFATYLQQNGYATATFGKWGMGFNQNSGDPNKKGFDLFYGYNDQALAHDFYPPYLWKNHEKVDLSINKQYDSVYSAALIHQQAVRYIKEANSKPFFMYLSYTLPHGDVIGPHDSLYDYYKQKFNEQPLTGAALKTRPHNMNPEPYPHAQFAAMVGRLDLYVGEIVKAIQEKGVAENTLIIFTSDNGPHKENGGDPEFFNSNGIYRGIKRDLYEGGMRVPFIAYWPTKIKPAVVTQPAALWDMYPTFLDLAKVPVTEKIDGISIVPLLTQNKGRQKLHDFFYWEFHENDGRQAVRWGKWKGVRMGVSKNENAPIELYNLNTDPLEQTNLAAKYPSVVKVIEQLMKQEHVYNPDWPLLSSEKNK from the coding sequence ATGAAAACTATTTCCTCCTTACTATTATTCATTTTTCTGTTTACCAGTTCATCAGCTGTTGCACAACAACCAAATATCATTTTCATTTTTGCTGATGATCTGGGTTATGGAGAATTGGGCTGTTATGGTCAGCAGAAAATTGAAACCCCCAACCTTGATGCATTGGCAGCGAAAGGGAAAAAGTTTACTTCATTTTATTCCGGCACATCGGTTTGTGCACCATCACGTGCATCGTTGATGACAGGTTTGCATACCGGCCATACTCCTATCCGTGGCAACAAACAATTTCCACCGGAAGGTCAAACACCATTACCTGAATCAACCAAAACCTTCGCCACTTATTTACAGCAAAATGGATATGCAACGGCAACTTTTGGCAAATGGGGAATGGGCTTCAACCAAAACAGCGGCGATCCGAATAAAAAAGGATTTGATCTTTTCTATGGCTATAATGATCAGGCGTTGGCACATGACTTCTACCCTCCATACCTGTGGAAGAATCATGAGAAAGTTGACCTTTCAATCAATAAACAATACGACTCTGTTTATTCTGCCGCACTAATTCATCAACAGGCAGTGCGATACATTAAAGAAGCGAATAGTAAACCTTTCTTCATGTATCTCTCCTACACCTTGCCACATGGTGATGTAATTGGGCCGCACGACAGTTTGTACGATTACTATAAGCAGAAGTTCAATGAGCAACCGCTTACCGGTGCAGCATTAAAAACAAGACCGCACAATATGAATCCGGAACCCTATCCGCATGCACAGTTTGCGGCAATGGTTGGCCGGCTTGATCTGTATGTTGGTGAAATTGTAAAAGCGATTCAGGAAAAAGGCGTGGCCGAAAATACACTCATCATTTTCACCAGTGATAACGGGCCGCACAAAGAGAACGGTGGTGACCCTGAGTTCTTCAACAGCAATGGAATTTATCGTGGTATTAAGCGTGACTTGTATGAAGGCGGCATGCGTGTTCCTTTCATTGCCTATTGGCCCACAAAAATAAAACCGGCAGTAGTTACACAACCTGCTGCATTATGGGATATGTATCCCACTTTTTTAGATTTAGCAAAAGTTCCTGTTACCGAAAAGATCGACGGCATATCGATTGTTCCGTTACTTACGCAAAATAAAGGGCGACAAAAACTTCATGACTTTTTCTATTGGGAGTTTCATGAAAATGATGGACGACAAGCGGTGCGTTGGGGAAAATGGAAAGGCGTACGTATGGGTGTAAGTAAAAATGAAAATGCACCAATTGAATTATATAATCTCAATACCGATCCATTAGAGCAAACAAATCTTGCCGCAAAATATCCATCTGTTGTAAAAGTGATTGAGCAATTGATGAAACAGGAACATGTTTACAATCCCGATTGGCCTTTGCTTTCGTCAGAAAAAAACAAGTAG
- a CDS encoding sugar-binding domain-containing protein, whose translation MKKIILIAAISVAAITVFAQRTRYNFNPQWKVFVGDDSAAIAPSYNDNKWKQVTLPYAWNEDEAFKKDIVDLSTGIAWYRKKFKLPLSSKGQKVFIEFEGVRQAAAIYVNGQYVGLHENGVMAFGYDISKLLKYGTEENVIAVRTDNSWEYREKATNTKYQWIDRNFNANYGGLSKNVFLHVTGNVYQTLPLYNNLGTTGTYIYAKDFDIKNRKATIVASSEVKNESGKEQTVSYAVTVKDMNGLLVKTFSSAPMIIQPNETKTISSSAATSNLNFWSWGYGYLYDVETSLKINGQVVDVVITKTGFRKTAFKDGMIYLNDRVIQIHGYAQRTSNEWPAIGMSVPAWLSDYSNKLMVESNGNLVRWMHITPWKQDVESCDRVGLMQAMPAGDAERDVTGTRWEQRKTVMRDAIIYNRNNPSIIFYECGNESISEQHMVEMKAIREIYDPFGGRAIGSREMLDSKTAEYGGEMLYVNKSANIPVWAMEYSRDEGLRKYWDDYSPPYHKDGDGPLHKGEPAKIYNRNMESHALENIARWYDFWKERPGTGKRVSSGGVNIVFSETNTHHRGAENYRRSGEVDALRIIKENFYAHKIMWDGWVDVEKPGIHIIGHWNYSDTTVKDMFVISSADKVELFVNGKSLGFGVQSNRFQFTFKQIRWQKGSIKAIGYDANGKQLCTAQKTTAGKPVALRLTAITHPKGMQANGHDVALIEVEVVDANGQRCPVAMNMINFNLEGEAEWRGGMAQGPDNYILSKELPVENGVNRVLIRTTTKAGSIKLSATADGLKPASLQQQSTAVPVTNGISKQLPSHGLKGSLQRGPTPSTPSFIQKRKALTIVKAKAGSKSDSAFASFDDNELTDWYNDGNLSTAWIEYELQQPATISEVTLKLNNFRSRSYPLRISVDGQEVFNGNTPTSLGYCTIVCKRLTGKKLRIELVKSANLTGETSTEVSGKKLDDGVTRNDANSKGRLSIIEVEIYEPVK comes from the coding sequence ATGAAAAAAATCATACTGATCGCAGCAATAAGTGTTGCTGCGATCACTGTATTTGCACAACGTACCAGGTATAATTTCAATCCTCAGTGGAAAGTATTTGTTGGTGACGATTCTGCAGCCATTGCTCCATCGTATAATGATAACAAATGGAAACAGGTAACACTACCCTATGCATGGAATGAAGATGAAGCCTTTAAAAAAGATATCGTTGATCTATCTACAGGCATTGCATGGTATCGGAAGAAATTTAAACTACCCCTATCATCAAAAGGACAAAAAGTATTTATTGAATTTGAAGGTGTGCGGCAGGCTGCTGCTATTTATGTAAACGGTCAATATGTTGGCTTACACGAAAATGGTGTGATGGCTTTTGGCTACGACATCAGCAAACTGCTGAAGTATGGTACGGAAGAAAATGTAATTGCGGTGCGTACCGATAACAGTTGGGAGTATCGTGAAAAAGCAACCAATACAAAATACCAATGGATCGATCGGAATTTCAATGCGAACTACGGTGGTTTAAGTAAAAATGTATTCCTGCATGTTACAGGAAACGTTTATCAAACATTGCCACTGTATAATAATCTTGGTACTACAGGTACTTACATCTATGCCAAAGACTTTGATATTAAAAACAGGAAAGCAACTATTGTTGCATCATCAGAAGTAAAGAATGAATCAGGTAAAGAACAAACGGTATCATACGCAGTTACTGTAAAAGACATGAATGGTCTTTTGGTGAAAACATTTTCATCTGCTCCAATGATCATTCAGCCAAACGAAACAAAAACGATCAGTTCGTCGGCTGCAACTTCCAATCTAAATTTCTGGAGCTGGGGCTATGGTTATTTGTATGATGTGGAAACAAGTTTGAAGATCAATGGCCAAGTGGTTGATGTTGTTATCACAAAAACAGGATTTCGAAAAACTGCTTTTAAAGACGGAATGATTTATCTCAATGACCGTGTGATACAAATACATGGCTATGCACAACGCACATCGAACGAATGGCCTGCCATTGGCATGAGCGTTCCTGCATGGTTAAGCGATTACAGCAATAAACTGATGGTGGAGAGCAATGGTAATCTTGTACGTTGGATGCACATTACACCATGGAAACAGGATGTTGAAAGTTGTGACCGTGTTGGGTTAATGCAGGCGATGCCTGCTGGTGATGCAGAACGGGATGTAACAGGTACACGTTGGGAACAACGCAAAACTGTTATGCGTGATGCAATTATTTACAACCGTAACAATCCCAGTATTATTTTTTACGAATGCGGCAACGAAAGCATCAGTGAGCAACACATGGTCGAAATGAAAGCCATACGTGAAATATATGATCCGTTTGGTGGCCGTGCAATCGGCAGCAGGGAAATGCTCGACAGTAAAACAGCTGAGTATGGTGGTGAGATGTTATACGTGAACAAAAGTGCAAACATTCCTGTATGGGCAATGGAATATTCAAGAGATGAAGGATTGCGTAAATATTGGGATGATTATTCACCACCATATCATAAAGATGGTGATGGTCCTTTGCATAAAGGTGAACCGGCAAAAATTTATAACCGCAATATGGAATCGCATGCGCTGGAAAATATTGCACGCTGGTATGATTTCTGGAAAGAAAGACCTGGTACCGGTAAGCGTGTAAGTTCAGGAGGTGTGAACATTGTTTTCTCCGAAACAAACACACATCATCGTGGTGCAGAAAATTACAGAAGAAGTGGTGAAGTGGATGCACTGCGTATCATCAAAGAAAATTTTTATGCACATAAAATTATGTGGGATGGTTGGGTCGATGTTGAAAAACCTGGCATCCACATTATTGGACATTGGAATTATAGTGACACAACCGTGAAGGACATGTTTGTGATCTCATCTGCCGACAAAGTGGAACTGTTTGTCAATGGCAAATCCTTAGGCTTTGGTGTACAGAGCAACCGTTTCCAGTTTACATTCAAACAAATTCGCTGGCAAAAGGGATCTATAAAAGCTATTGGATACGATGCAAATGGCAAACAACTGTGTACAGCACAAAAAACAACAGCAGGCAAACCTGTTGCACTTCGTTTAACAGCAATCACTCATCCAAAAGGCATGCAGGCCAACGGGCATGATGTGGCATTAATAGAAGTGGAAGTAGTTGATGCAAATGGTCAACGCTGCCCTGTTGCTATGAACATGATCAACTTCAATCTCGAAGGCGAAGCAGAATGGAGAGGCGGTATGGCACAAGGACCAGACAACTATATACTTTCAAAAGAACTTCCTGTTGAAAATGGTGTGAACCGTGTACTCATTCGTACAACAACCAAAGCAGGATCGATCAAACTATCTGCAACTGCAGATGGACTAAAACCTGCTTCTTTACAACAGCAATCAACTGCTGTACCTGTAACCAATGGCATTAGTAAACAATTACCATCGCATGGTTTAAAAGGCAGCCTGCAACGTGGCCCCACTCCTTCTACTCCATCATTTATTCAAAAAAGAAAAGCATTAACGATTGTAAAAGCAAAAGCAGGATCAAAATCTGATAGCGCCTTTGCAAGTTTTGATGATAATGAATTAACTGATTGGTACAACGATGGCAATTTATCAACAGCATGGATCGAATACGAATTGCAACAACCTGCAACCATCAGTGAGGTAACGTTGAAACTGAATAATTTCCGTTCACGCAGCTACCCCTTACGCATTTCAGTTGACGGGCAGGAAGTATTTAACGGCAACACGCCAACAAGCTTAGGTTATTGTACCATTGTGTGCAAACGATTGACCGGTAAGAAGCTGAGAATTGAATTGGTAAAATCGGCTAACTTGACGGGCGAAACATCAACAGAGGTATCTGGTAAAAAGCTTGATGATGGCGTAACACGCAATGATGCAAACAGCAAAGGAAGATTAAGTATAATCGAAGTTGAAATTTATGAGCCGGTGAAATAA
- a CDS encoding glycoside hydrolase family 88/105 protein, whose product MKRILSVLLLIAIAASSNAQKIPSKKKILKTLRLTNQYFMDKWPDAGKSIFTNIERPSNIWTRAVYYEGLIALYKTDKQQAYYDYAKQWGEKHKWGLRGGIRTRNADNQCCGQTYIDMYLIDNKQNPERIKDIKASIDSMMITKKVDDWNWIDALQMAMPVFVKLGNLYNDTNYFSRMYEMYAFTKYKHGGNGLYNQAEKLWWRDKDFVPPYKEPNGDDCYWSRGNGWVVAALAKTLEELPKTDPHYNEYLQDFKDMCAALLPLQRADGYWNVSLNDPNNFGGKEVSGTSLFIYGFAWGINNGILDKKTYNSSIAKAWSAMCKEAVHPNGKLGYVQGTGKEPKDGQPVSFTSTPDFEDYGLGCFLLAGTEIYKLK is encoded by the coding sequence ATGAAAAGAATATTATCAGTTCTTCTGTTGATTGCTATTGCCGCATCATCCAATGCGCAAAAAATCCCTTCTAAAAAGAAAATTTTAAAAACACTCCGGCTCACCAACCAGTACTTTATGGACAAGTGGCCCGATGCAGGTAAATCCATTTTTACCAATATTGAACGGCCCAGCAATATCTGGACAAGAGCGGTGTATTACGAAGGTTTGATCGCATTGTACAAAACCGACAAGCAACAGGCGTATTATGATTATGCCAAGCAGTGGGGCGAAAAACACAAATGGGGTTTACGTGGTGGTATCAGAACAAGAAATGCAGATAACCAATGTTGCGGACAAACATATATCGACATGTACCTGATCGATAACAAGCAAAATCCGGAGCGTATAAAGGATATTAAAGCTTCTATCGACTCCATGATGATCACAAAAAAAGTAGATGACTGGAATTGGATCGATGCATTACAAATGGCAATGCCGGTGTTCGTAAAACTCGGCAATCTCTATAACGATACAAACTATTTCAGCCGCATGTATGAAATGTATGCATTCACGAAATACAAACATGGCGGCAATGGATTGTACAACCAGGCAGAAAAACTTTGGTGGAGAGATAAAGACTTTGTTCCACCATACAAAGAACCAAATGGTGACGATTGTTACTGGAGCCGTGGCAATGGCTGGGTTGTTGCAGCTTTAGCAAAAACATTGGAAGAATTACCGAAAACAGACCCACACTACAATGAATACCTGCAAGACTTTAAAGACATGTGTGCTGCTCTGCTACCATTGCAACGTGCTGATGGATATTGGAATGTAAGTTTGAACGATCCAAATAATTTTGGCGGCAAAGAAGTTTCCGGCACGTCATTATTTATCTATGGTTTTGCATGGGGCATTAACAATGGTATTCTTGATAAAAAAACATACAATTCTTCTATTGCCAAAGCATGGAGTGCAATGTGTAAAGAGGCCGTTCATCCAAATGGAAAATTAGGTTATGTGCAAGGCACAGGTAAAGAGCCAAAAGATGGACAACCTGTTTCGTTTACAAGCACTCCCGATTTTGAAGATTATGGCTTAGGTTGTTTTCTGTTAGCAGGTACAGAGATCTATAAGTTAAAATAA